In Paenibacillus sonchi, the genomic stretch TCCTCTTTAACGGTCTTTTGTGGGGACAGCTGCTGCTGTTTGGGTTCTTGCTGGGGTTGTTTGGGGCATTTATTCCGCCGGTTTTGTTTGCGATTGGGGTCCCGCATATCGGCGGGGGCATGGCGGGCATTCTCGGTGCCGCTGAGCTGCCCGTTGCCGTATTGCTGTCCTCATTCGTACTGCATGAGCAGGTCAGCGGGCTGCAGTGGATCGGGGTTGTCCTGGTGCTGCTCGGCGTAGTGCTGCCCGAACTGTATAAGCTCAGGTGGCGGATGGCCGATACCCCAGCTTCTCAGGCATAGCCGCGGTACACCCTTTAATAATGAACACCAAATAGGTTAAAATCGTAACGTATACAGCAGGAGGAATTTAGATGTGGAGCAGCATCTTTAAGTGCATTCCGGCAATTTGGATGTTGAGGATTGCACGCTTGCGGCTGATTCATTCAACGGGCTGTGTACAGAACGGGGAGAAGAATATGAATGGAGAACTGCATCAGCTGTTATTGATTACAGCATTGGGCAATGGAAATCTGATGAGTGGAGCGGATGCATCCAATAGTGAACTGGAGCATACCGGTTTTTTAGATGTACGCTTCCTTGCGGAAGGAGGCGGGCAGAGCTGGAACTGGCCGGAGTGGCTAGCAGAGCTGAAAAACAACGGCTGCCAGCGGCTGATGTTAAACGGTACGGCTTCAACAGCTGCCTGGAACAGCAGCGGGTTTAGCGGCAATGGAGCACCAGGTGGAGTTACTTCACTCGGAGCCTGCGGGGAATCTCTCTGGAAGGCTGAGTGGCGGATGGATCAGTACCGCTCACGTACGAAATGGAAAGTGACCTATACTGAACAGAAGATTGCTGACGGACAACAGGGTTCCCGCGAGTTCCTTCCTTTGGCTGATATATCGGCGCATTTGGAAGAAGTGCTGCGTGAGATTGGAGCTTTGGCCGATGGGATCGGGGAGCAGTTCTGGACGAATAACTTTTTTGAACCTGCCAGGGACATTCTGAAGGGAAAAGCTCCCGCAGCTCAGCCACCGTTCCAATTACCGGCGGTTTACAAGGATCAGGCGCGCATTCTGCTGAATGCGGTCTACAAAGCCTGGGTATTCGGGGGCATGGGCTCCTGGAATGACAATCCCCCGTATTCCGCCTACTTGCATGAGCGGGAGCAGGATTATACTTTACTGTCCGCCCGGTTATACGAAACACTGGTGCAATGCGCACGGGGGGCGGTCAATTCTGTGGTGCTGCTCTGAAAACAAACGGGGCATACGAAGCTTTTGGAAATAGGACAGTTCAGAGGTCATGAAAAAATAGTCTAAAAGTAATATTTAATAGAAATCCGGGGTTTCCAGAACTTATTTCATGGACTTAATGACCTGATATATAGGTGGATATTTCCTGGTTGATGACTAAAAGAGTCTGCCAGAGATGCTGAATATGCCAAAAGTCGTATGTTCAAAGTTATATATGTACAAAGCAAAATTCAGAAAATTCAATTTTTCCATTAGTTGATCCGATAATTATAAAAAATCCGCCTTAATCTGGATCAGTTTTAATGGAAGGAGAAATAGAGTAATGATTACAACCATCGATGCATCTAGCCGGCTTGATAAAGAAGACTACTTGTTATCGAATATGCAGCAATCTAACCGGCCAAGCGCCCCGAATCAACTGTTAATTGAAGTTTTTCAGGACTGTATATTCAATATTAAGGATCATCTTTCCGGTACATTTTTATTTCTTCTTACAGATGAGGAGGGCGTTCTTCTTGCGATGGATTACAGCCGTAATCTGGAAGCCATTGTCAGCCAATCCCCAATCTGTTTGGGAATGTATTTTGCTGAAAATAGTTGTGGGGTTAATGCGATATCAGAGGCCATTGCGAAGGGCTGTCCCGTATATTTACCCCTGAAGAGCATGAAAGCCCCCTTTTTCAAAATTGGCATTGTTTTTCGGTTCCCTTAAATGTAGGAAATGAAACGTTAGGTTACCTTGATGTTTCAACGATTAATGCCGATATGAAAAGCGAACTGATCGCAATTGCCAAGCTGATTCCGGCCGATATGATGATCAGTTACCAGGGCCAACTCGCTAACCAGGCTGCTGAACAGCTTTCCAAGCCGCTGAGTGAGCGGCAATTAAAGGTTCTTGAACTGATTTCTCAAGGGCTGACAGGAAAAGCGATTGCCTCCAAATTAAAAATAAAAGAGTGCACCGTGAACCACCATAAAAAAATCATTTTTGAAAAATTAGGGGTTCAATCCAGCTCGGAAGCGGTTTCAGTTGCAACCCGCATGTTTTTGTTGTAGCTTCCCTATAGTTTTATATAGGTGGAAATGTTAACATTACATGTTAAACTTTTCTGGTGTTTACAAAGAGAGAATCATCAGGAGGGTATTATGAAGAAGAAAATTGGTTTGTTATCAATGGCAATGCTGTTAATGTTAATGTTGGTTACAGCATGCGGAGGGAAAGACAAAGAGGTCAGCTTAGGTGTGACTGAAAGTGGTTCTTATACGAATGATTATTTCGGTTTGTCCCTTAAATTCCCCAAAGAATGGGTGTATCAGGACGCAGACCAAATGATGAAGCTTATGGAGGCAGGACAGGAAGTTGTTGCCGGAGGCAATAAAGCCAAGAGTAAAATGCTTGATCTGGCGAAAACCAAAACCCTAAATCTGCTGATGGCTTCAGAATTTCCGTTAGACTCAGGTAAAAACGGGCCTTCCGCTATCGCTGTTGCCGAGAAGGTAAGCATGCTCCAAGGGATTAAAAACGGCAAGGACTACCTGGAATCTTCGAAAAAGCTGATGGTAGACAGCAAGCTTCCTTATAAATTCGAAGACATCAAGACGGTTAAAGTCGGCGGCAAAGATATGGACCTGATGAAGGCTTCGATCGATGCTGGAGCCGGGGTAGTCAACCAGGAATATTACAGCACGATTATTGACGGGTATGCATTCAACCTTATTCTTACATACGTAGATGAGAAGTCAAAGGCTGAAACGGATAAGATTGTGGAATCTCTATCGTTTAAATAAGAATGAAAAAAGGAGTATTCCCATTAAGGGAATGCTCCTTTTTTGCTGACAATCAACGAACCAATATCTTGCCTTCCCCGGCCAGCCTGCGCAGTACGCCTGGAAGACGATCACGGTCCTCTTCAGGAATATCCAATTGAATACCGTAATGAAAAGTGCCATTCTGCTCTCTGTTCCATTTCAAGGTTCCTTCTATGTACATAGACTCTGAGGCTAGGACCATCTCCATGCCGACACGTACCAGGTTAGTTTCAGGATTAACATTCAGAGGAAACGCCAAATGGCACCCCGAACGGCTAATGTCATACAGTACGGCACTGACGGGTTTTGGAGGAACCGGAATTCCGTTAATCGTAAGGATATGAAGATCAAAGGTGGCAGGTTCTTTAAGAGTGTATCGAAAAGGTTCGGTTCTGCGGTTATTATTCATATGCCCTCCATACTTTTCCATGTGTATTCTACATTTATCGACAGGAAAGGGGGAGAAATGAAGAGGAACACGTCCGGATGATTTACTGATAACTCTTGTGAATGAGAATGTTTATCAATTATACTTTGAGTAATAACTGATAAACGGAGTGCTGAGATGAACTTGAACGATCATATTAAGCTGTGGAATCATGCGTCGATTAAAGTGCTGGATATCCGTAGCAATAGCCTGGAGCCGGGAACAGAAATTCCACACTACCAACTGCCGGCCAGCGCTTTTGTATATGCTTATCAGGGACATGCCTGTGTGCAGATGGATGATATGCGGCTCACATTGAGAAGGAATCAGATTATGCATGGAGGCCGTGGTGCCGTACTTCATATTAAAGCAGAGGAATCATTTGAATATTTTCTTATTTTGTATAAGGCGGTTCTGCTACTGCCCTCGTCCAGCAAACTGCTGCTTCAGCTCGAACGGGATGATCCGTTTAAGTGCCAATATAGCTTTGATCCGCTCTATCCTTTGCCGCTGCTGAGCAGGCTGGAGCAAATGTATGAAAACTGGGTGACATTCGATCCGCTGCATTCTTTACATGCAAGGACGCTGTTTCTTCAATTCATTCATGAGCTGTTATGGCAGATGCAGCATCAAGGACTTGCACCGGTCCCGCCTGATTTGCTGGCCCAGGTGCTTCGTTACATGCAGGAGCACTATATGGAGCCGGTCACGCTGGAAATTTTGGCAGAGCTGTTTGACTGCAGTGTCAGTTATTTAAGCAAGCTGTTCAAGAGCCGGATGAATGAAAGTCCGATTCGTGTATTAACGCAAATTCGCATGGAGGCTGCCGCGAACCTTTTATTGCACAGTAATTATCCCCTGCAGGAGCTGTCTGAGCGGGTAGGATATCCTGATGCGCATACCTTCAGCCGGAATTTTAAAAAGCATTACGGACTGCCTCCGGCACAATTCAAATTGCAATTTAAGGGAGAAGGGCCTGTACCAAAATCGCCTGTTTATCATCCGAAATCTGCCCTTGTAGCGGATAATTCCCAGTGCTATAGTATCAAAAGCAATGAGAATTATTATCATTTACGCAAAAGAGGGGGATTACCAGTGAAAAGAGGAACGAAACCGGCGTCGATTGCCACAGCGGCGTTAATGTTATGTTTTACATTGTTGATTAGTGCATGCTCCAATACACCGAATCAGGCAATCCGCGGTACAGACAGCAACAGCACACAGGCAGTGAATACAATCAATCAGGAGGCAGGCACAGCCAAAGAGAGCTCCAACGCAGGCAATGCTGCTGCAGCAACCAAGACCTATGTGGACAGTAAAGGAGAGGTAACGATTCCAATGAACCCAGAGCGGATTATTGATCTGACAGGAAGTGCGATTGGTAATTTGCTCGTGTTGGATGTCAAACCGATTGCTGCAGCCGACGATTCATTAAAAAATCCGTTCCATGAAGGCCGCCTGGATAATATCATCAATATTGGCACAGAGCCGAATGCTGAAGCCATTCTGGAGCTTGACCCGGATCTGATCATCACTTTTGACTACATCGAAGAGTCTCAATATGAGCAGCTGGCGCAAATCGCTCCAGTGGTCAGACTTAAGTATGGGGCGGGCACTCCACAGGAATTATTATTGGAATTTGGAAAAATCACTGGCAAGGAAGACGCGGCACAGCAGTGGATTGAAGAGTGGGATGCCAAAATTGCTGAGGTTAAGCCCCAAATCACCAAGGTTGTCGGCGATAAAACCGTATCGATTCTTCAGCCTTATGCAAAAGGCATCTATGCCTGGGGAGACAAGGGCGGAAGAGGCGGCGAGATCCTCTACGGAGATCTTGGGCTAAAGGCCCCAGATATTATCCAGAAGACACTGATTGACGGCGAGGGATTCGGCGGAAATTTATCGCTTGAATTGCTGCCTGAGTATGCAGGAGATTACATCTTCACAAGCAATTGGGGATGGGATGACGGAGATGCAAATGTCGTGTATGGAAGCAGTATATGGAAATCGCTCCCGGCAGTGAAAAATAAACAGGTTTACTTCATTGATGAGAAGGGCTCCTATTATAATGATCCGATTTCATTGGAGGCACAGCTCAAGTTCATTGTGGAGAGTTTTCTATAGATATTCGGCCTCCAAAACTACTGTTAAAGTGGTGCTGGGGGCTTCTTTGATATTGACATTTTGAAAGACATAAAAAAACGCCTACAATGTGGCGGAAGTGTGAAACTTATATTTTCATAGCTCTTATTATACCATAAAATAACAAAAAAATCAAGTATTGTTTCATGAGCAGGCTGAATGGTACAACAGAAATGAGGTGAAGAATAGTGAAAAAAGAAAGTTTAACTGCACTCGTCAGCGCATTCTCCAGAGCGTATCACGCGGAGCATAATCAGATCAAAGTTTTTGATGATTCACTTGCCAGACAACTGTTAACCGATGAGGAATACGAGGGTATTGCCAGCAACATGTCACAAGGGATTGCGTTCTTTCTGCCGGAATTTGAGGGCACACAGGAGCAGGCGCTGCGCAGAGTCGTTGACCACCAGCTGTCCCCATCACCGCTTGGCAGGGCTGCATTTGCCGAACAGGCCCTTGAGGTTGCCACTTTGCACGGTGCAAGGCAGTATCTGATATTTGCCGCCGGGTATGATACCTTCGCTTACCGGCAGCCGGAGTGGGCATCGAAGCTGCAAATTTTTGAGATGGATCATCCTGCCACAGCTGAGGACAAACGCAGACGCGTATCGGCTCTGAACCCCAATAAGCCGTCCAATCTGCACTATGTTCCAGTAGACTTCAGTGAACGGGACTGGACGAGCCGGATGCTGGACTGCCGTGCTTTTGACCCGAGTGTAATCAGCTTCAGCAGCTTGCTGGGCATCACCTACTATTTGCCCAAAGATGTGTTTAAGCAATTCTTGTCAGCCGTAACGAAGCTGCTTCCAAGCGGCAGCAGTATTGTCTTTGATTATCCCGATGAGCATACATTCACTCCACATGCAGGGGAACGCACGCAGAAGCAGGTGATGATGGCCGCGCGCGCAGGTGAACCGATGCAGGCCAGCTATTCCTATGAGGAGCTGGAACACATGCTGGAAGACGTCAATATGTTGATCTATCAGCATTTGACACCAGCCGAAATTACCGGTCAGCTGTTTCAAGCCTACAATGACAGCCAGCCTGCCCACCCAATCACGGCATTCGATAATGTGAATTATTGCTTGGCGGTTAAACGGTAGGTAATCATTCTTTTTAGCCTCCAGTTTGGGGCTGCTGCGGATGATGGCCATTCCGGTCAGTCCGTCTACGGTAAAGATGCAGCAGCAGATAGGAGACGGCAAATGCTGCTGTAACCAGCCATAAGGGGATACGCGGGTCCAGCTTGTACGCCCAGCCGCCGATGATGCCTGCAGGTGCAGTAAAGAGCAGGATCAGCACGGAGAGCATGGAAAAAACTTTGGCCCGTTTATCGTCGTCGATGGCATTCTGCACGGCAGCTTCCAAATAAGGTGAGCTGATCATGAGTCCCACTGCTGCCAGTATGGTGCTGAACCCTATCCAAAGAAGACTGGACGAAGGGTATAACACCAGCATTATATTCGATAGAGCGGAGAGACCAAACCCTGCCATCATGGAGCGATTGGCACTTTGGTCCGGGATTTTGGGCATAAGAAGCCAAAGTGTCAGCAGCATGATTACGGAGGAAACTGCCGGAAACAGGGAAATGATGCCGCTGTCCAGCCGTAAATAATCTGCCAGATACAGCGACAGATAGGTGGTCTTCAGCGTCGCCTGAAAGTTAAACAGGATGTACACACCAAAGATGAGCAGCAGATTGCTGTCCGCCCACAGCTCACGGAAAGCGCCGCCATATTCGACCATACTCTGCTTGAGTCCCAGTTCACGCGTTTCCAGACGTTTTTTGATCCCGGCTTCGGTTTCACGGGTGGTTAAATGACGGCCCACGAATTGAAAGGTCATGAAAAGAAACGCGAGCACATACATGATCCGCATGCCCTGGACCATTCCGTAATGGTTCACCAGCAGTCCGCCCAGCGGTGCGAACAACCCGCCGATCACACTGATGATCTGCAGCAATGTGAACACATAAGTCCGGTCGGCGGGCCTTGTGTCTTCAACAATCAGACAGTAAAAGGCGATATGCGGCACACGCTGGAAGCCGTTTATGACCGCAGCCGCCACAAAAAACCACAGGTTCTGCGAAAAGGCCCATAATAATGTAGCCAGGCTCCAGCTAAGCAGGTCAAAATATAAAATAGCCCGCTTGCGTCCCAGGCGGTCAGTTAAATATCCGCTGAGCAAAGAAGAAAACACCTGCACAATCAATCCAATGGTGGTAATCCAGCCGATATTCAGCTCCGTCAGCCCCAGCTCGTACATATAAAGGGTGGCATAGGTGGAGAACATGCTGAAAGGGATCAGGAAAAAGGGCTCGAAGGCCAGGCAGCCCCGGCTGTTCCCTTGCAGCCGGGCAAATAAAGGTCTTGCCATTACGTAATCCTCCAGATTGTTATAAGAGTAGGTAAGGTTCAAATTATTAAATGATAATTATATGATAATGTGAACGCCCCGGATAGTAAAATTATGGTTAATGAAGGAAACAGAACAATAAAACGCCGTAAAAGTCGTTGCAAAAGTATGTATAATCGTTGATGGCCTATATTAGAAGCGAAGCGGATTTTCTCTATACTATATTTGAAAGCGATTACATTTCGTGGGGGGCTTAATCGATTGAATAAGAAAAGAGGATTGACACTGCTGTCCGGTATTCTAATGCTGTCGCTGCTCAATGCGTGCGGCAACAACAATAGTAACGCCGGAGGGAGCCAGACGGAGCCGCAGGTTTCGGCAGCTGAGGCGCAGGGGGCGGGAGACAATAAGCAGGCTACCGGAGATTCCGGCACAGTGGATACATCCCAGCCTGTCACGCTGAAGATGATCTTTGTGGGGCCAAAGCCGGTCGACTATGATGCAGTATTTGGGGAGATCAACAAGAAGCTGAAGGAGAAAATTAACACGACCCTTGAAGGCGAGTTTTTGGACTGGTCAGACTGGGCGCAGAAATATCCGCTCAAACTCGCTGCCAACGAGGATTTTGACCTCATTTACGCGGCCAACTGGGCAGGCTACAACGATCAGGCAATCAAAGGCGGCTTCCTGGAACTGACCGACGACATGCTGAAGAAGTACGCTCCGATGACCTGGGAAGCGATGCCTCAGGTAAGCTGGGGCCAGGCGAAGGTGAACGGCAAGCTCTATATGGTGCCACAGAACCGCGGGAAACGGTCGAGAAGCTGATTTTATACCGGGAGGACCTTCGGAAGAAATACAACCTTCCGGACATCAACAGCCCGGAAACCTACGCTACCTATCTAAAGACCATCGCCGAGAAGGAGAAGGGTGTAATTCCGTTCACACCGGAGACCGGAGACTGGAAGTTCCACAATCTGGACCGGGTGCTGCTGAAGCAGCAGAACGAATGGAACATGCTTGACTTGGATCTGCCGATAGGCTTCAAGCTGACTGATCCCGCCGGTAAAGTGTTCAATGTCTACGAAACACCGGAATTCAAGGAATTGGTTTACTATTATAAAGATCTGGCAGAGCACAACACCTGGTCGAAGAGCGCGCTAAATAGTAAGCTGGATCACCAG encodes the following:
- a CDS encoding response regulator transcription factor → MKSELIAIAKLIPADMMISYQGQLANQAAEQLSKPLSERQLKVLELISQGLTGKAIASKLKIKECTVNHHKKIIFEKLGVQSSSEAVSVATRMFLL
- a CDS encoding PilZ domain-containing protein, which gives rise to MNNNRRTEPFRYTLKEPATFDLHILTINGIPVPPKPVSAVLYDISRSGCHLAFPLNVNPETNLVRVGMEMVLASESMYIEGTLKWNREQNGTFHYGIQLDIPEEDRDRLPGVLRRLAGEGKILVR
- a CDS encoding AraC family transcriptional regulator; translation: MNLNDHIKLWNHASIKVLDIRSNSLEPGTEIPHYQLPASAFVYAYQGHACVQMDDMRLTLRRNQIMHGGRGAVLHIKAEESFEYFLILYKAVLLLPSSSKLLLQLERDDPFKCQYSFDPLYPLPLLSRLEQMYENWVTFDPLHSLHARTLFLQFIHELLWQMQHQGLAPVPPDLLAQVLRYMQEHYMEPVTLEILAELFDCSVSYLSKLFKSRMNESPIRVLTQIRMEAAANLLLHSNYPLQELSERVGYPDAHTFSRNFKKHYGLPPAQFKLQFKGEGPVPKSPVYHPKSALVADNSQCYSIKSNENYYHLRKRGGLPVKRGTKPASIATAALMLCFTLLISACSNTPNQAIRGTDSNSTQAVNTINQEAGTAKESSNAGNAAAATKTYVDSKGEVTIPMNPERIIDLTGSAIGNLLVLDVKPIAAADDSLKNPFHEGRLDNIINIGTEPNAEAILELDPDLIITFDYIEESQYEQLAQIAPVVRLKYGAGTPQELLLEFGKITGKEDAAQQWIEEWDAKIAEVKPQITKVVGDKTVSILQPYAKGIYAWGDKGGRGGEILYGDLGLKAPDIIQKTLIDGEGFGGNLSLELLPEYAGDYIFTSNWGWDDGDANVVYGSSIWKSLPAVKNKQVYFIDEKGSYYNDPISLEAQLKFIVESFL
- a CDS encoding class I SAM-dependent methyltransferase produces the protein MKKESLTALVSAFSRAYHAEHNQIKVFDDSLARQLLTDEEYEGIASNMSQGIAFFLPEFEGTQEQALRRVVDHQLSPSPLGRAAFAEQALEVATLHGARQYLIFAAGYDTFAYRQPEWASKLQIFEMDHPATAEDKRRRVSALNPNKPSNLHYVPVDFSERDWTSRMLDCRAFDPSVISFSSLLGITYYLPKDVFKQFLSAVTKLLPSGSSIVFDYPDEHTFTPHAGERTQKQVMMAARAGEPMQASYSYEELEHMLEDVNMLIYQHLTPAEITGQLFQAYNDSQPAHPITAFDNVNYCLAVKR
- a CDS encoding MFS transporter — translated: MARPLFARLQGNSRGCLAFEPFFLIPFSMFSTYATLYMYELGLTELNIGWITTIGLIVQVFSSLLSGYLTDRLGRKRAILYFDLLSWSLATLLWAFSQNLWFFVAAAVINGFQRVPHIAFYCLIVEDTRPADRTYVFTLLQIISVIGGLFAPLGGLLVNHYGMVQGMRIMYVLAFLFMTFQFVGRHLTTRETEAGIKKRLETRELGLKQSMVEYGGAFRELWADSNLLLIFGVYILFNFQATLKTTYLSLYLADYLRLDSGIISLFPAVSSVIMLLTLWLLMPKIPDQSANRSMMAGFGLSALSNIMLVLYPSSSLLWIGFSTILAAVGLMISSPYLEAAVQNAIDDDKRAKVFSMLSVLILLFTAPAGIIGGWAYKLDPRIPLWLVTAAFAVSYLLLHLYRRRTDRNGHHPQQPQTGG